One Deltaproteobacteria bacterium genomic window, GATTCGCCGTCGTTTGTTGCAGGAGCGGTCCCTTCAAGACGCGCAGGCCGCCGCGGCGATCGCGTTCGAGCCGCAGGAGGCCCTCGCGCTGGCAGGCGCGCAACAGATCGATCAGGCCCTGGAAGCCGTAGCGGCGCTCGTCGAATCCTCCCTCGGCGGCGCGCAACAGCTGCTTGACGTTGCGCAGGTACATTGGCCAGCGTGCGGTCGTCGCGGCCGTTAGAATCTCCGCGACACGCCGGACACCGCCGGCTTGGTCGCCCGTTGGTGCCGCGGCTGTCTGCGCTACGACGGGCGCCTCGACGGCCTCTGCCTGGGGAGATGGTTGAATGTCGTCCCGCTTCTCCGGCGCAGCCGGCGGGTCCGCTGGCTGGTCACCTTCTTCGAACTGCTCGTTCAATTCGACCATTACGCTGCGGCCAGTGTTCTTCAATTGCACGAGTCCGGTCTTGGCTAGCTTTTCGACGAAGTCGAGGAACGAGGACGCGCCGAAGTTGCGTTCAGAGAAAGTCGAGTCGAGCTGGAGCAGGGTGCTCTTCAGGAGCCCGGTCTGGGGCGACACTTCGCGGTCGGAGAGGATCTTCAGCGCCCGGCGCACGATCGGGAACGCCTGCGCGATCGGGCTGGGGGCTGAAGGCGCCACCGGGCGCCCTCCCTTGAAGGCGGAGCGACGGCCACCTGTGAGGTTCTCGTAGGCGATGAACTCATGGCAGTTGCGCTGCAGGATAATGCTCGTGAAAGCGCGGCCGCCGACGACGAAGACCTTCTTGTCGTATTGCTTCAGCTTCTCGACCAACGAGAGGAAGTCGCTGTCGCCGCCGACGATCACGTAGGCGTTGATGTGCGGGTGCGTGAAGGCCATTTCAAGAGCGTCGAGGGCGAGGTTGATGTCGGCGCCGTTCTTGTCACCGCCGGGCGTCAAGTTGCGCTGCACGAGCCGGATGGCGTGCTGCGTGAGATGGCGACTGTACTCCCCTGCGCGCGTCCAATCGGCATAGGCGATCTTGGTGACCACCTCGCCACGCTCTTTCAAGGCGTCGAGGATGGCGCCGACGTCGAAACTCTCTCCGAGGGTCGATTTGACGCCGATCTCGATGTTGTCGAAGTCGATGAAAACGGCGATATTGAGACGGTCTTGATTGGCCAACTGAAAACCTTTCGACTTTCTATCCTATGCCGAGAGGGCCGGCGCCTCGAAGGGCGGGAAGGAAAGGACTACGCTGCATCATCTCGGGTCCCTATGCATAAGAAATTAAGACTATTCTTGTTCCGGCACGTGCGCTTTGCAGGGTCACTCTAGAACTAGCATAGCAGGCTTTGGTGGTTTGATTAAATCCGTGGCACACACGCCAATCTCCATCTATGCGCGCTTGGCCGAACCACATGCCGCCGTTGAACCGATCGGGCGTGCGGCTCGTGATATGATAAAAACCTTACGAGCGCGCAGAGGAAGTGGCGTGGCTGGCAGAGAAGGATGAGGAAACGAAAGCGATCTAGTTTCATTCGCTGCTGTTTCCGGAGCGAGAACGCGCCGGACTGCCTCACTTACGGCGCGTGGGTCGGGTCCCAGCAGGTCCTCAGGTTTTCGTGGAAACCGTCGAGTGTGCGCATGTCGCCGTCGGTGATTGCGAAGTCAAAGACGTTGGCGTTTTCGCTGATGCGTCTGGGATTGCCGGACTCGACCTGGCGTGGCGGAACAGGGACAGTCTCAGTTCGTTTCTGTTTTTGTGAAGACGATAAAGAAAATGTCGGATCGCCGTAGAGCATGTAGCTCGCCCAAACGATCGTCTCTTCGCCGTAGGTTGTGATTAGTTGTTCGCGGGCGCGGCGGATGGCTTCGCCGATCGGATAGCCATCGGCTAGAAACCCATAGAAGCTTTTTGAGAAGCAGGAACCTGGCTCGTCCAGAATTTCCCAGAACGTTCCGATGTAGTGCTGTACGCCCGCTAGCAAATAAGCATTAGCCAAACCGAAGATTTGCTGCTCGTAACCCTCCTGAATCTGCCATTCGACTGTCTGACCGGTTTGGCAAGCATTGGAGAAAACCAGCGCCGGCATTGGCTGGAGCCCGCCCATCGTGGAGATTTCACTCGCCTTTAGCCGGCCGTCACTCAATAGCCAGCCGCTCTCGGACGGATTTTCTGCATGATAGTCCGCGTGCCCGGCATAGTGAACCACGTCATAGTCCCGAATATTCTTTTTGACGTAAGCGATATCAACGGGGTGGATTTTCAGGCTGGCGCGAAACGTTTCCATCCTGCCATCGAGACAATCTCGTATCTCTCTACCTTCGCGGTACGATGCTTCGAGGTCGCCGCGGGGATCCGCGAGGATCAGAACTTTTAGCGGTGCTTTCAATTCACGGTGCGCTACTGAAGTCGGAGACTGCCGCGTTCGAACGATACGCCCCAAAGAAAAACGGCGGCAGAGAAACTGCCGGCCATCAAAGAGCAGCTCCCAGGGGATGTGAACGAGCTTGTCGTCGATGTGAAGAATCAGATTCTGCGCCGCCGCTGAGTCCAGCGTCGCTCGCGCTTTCGGCGGCAGAAGCAGATCGAATAGCAGCTGTCCGGACTTGCGCAGGTCATCGAGAATGTTGGCAGTGACGCGAGAACGCTTATTGGCGCGGTTTAGAAGAGTGATAATTTCGGCGCGGCACGAATCGACCTCGCTCCAATTGACCAGTATTTCCTCGTACTGGCGCAGCGTTCGCGCGCCGCCGTCGTCATTATCATGAACGCTGACTTTGACCGTGGAATCGTCCCGGCTTATGTCCAGGACGAGAGTCGCATCACTCGTGACCGTTCTCCATCCTCAATCGAATGGTTCCAACCGGGCTGCCGGTCCGGGCTAGAGAAAGTTCGTAGTCGCCCTTGGGAATGCGATCAAATACCGCCTCACCACCGCGCGTCAAATAGGAGGCCTGTTCCCGGCCCTCCGATATCAAGCTGATGCGCAGGTTGTCAACCGGATTGCCGCTGCTGTCCTTGACGCCTACAGCCACCTGGCATTGACCCGCCTCGATCAGTTCGACCTCGACGGCAACCTTAAGCTGCCCTACATCTTTCTCTACCTGAAGAATCGTCGTGGCCGATGGCTGCGCCTTGCCTCTCACCCCCGCTGGCAACGCCATTGCGGGATTCATCCATTGGCCCGAGGTGCGCACCAATTCTATGGAATCTTTCACGATGCGCACGACCAGGTCGAGAATACTTTCCTGAGCCTTGGGTGATTGCACGAGAGCCATGGCCCGCTCGATCAATCGCTGCGGCACGCGACCTTGATCGGCAAGCTCTGCGATTTGGCGCAGATTCACCAATTCATCGCTACAGAACGAGCAGGCGGCAAGATGAGATTCTACGGCCTCTTTTTCGTTTTGTGGCAAAGTGCCGGCGAAATAGTTTGTCAGTCGTTCCTCGTCCGGGCAATCATGGCGCGAAGGTGTTTGCCTGCTTTTGGTAACGACGCTTTTTAAGAGTTTCTCGATATCATGTTCCATGACCTTCTCCCAGGCTTTCCGAAAGCTTATCTCGCGCTGGTATGCGAGGCCAACAACTGAGCGGCTAGACTTCTTACCTCGTTCGCGCGATCGCTTTGCGCGATGCGTTGATAAGCTTCCAAAACCTTCGGACTTTCTTCGGCCCAGCGGCTAAGACCGACAAGGGCTTCGCGCCGCACTTGAACGGAATTGTCATTCGATGCGAGCCGGATAAACTCATCAGGGCTCGAAACCAGCGACATTCCTGAGAGGGTCTTTACCGCAGCCGCACGGACGGTTTCAACCGGATCGTTCCTGACCGATTCCATGAGCAGGTTGTAGGCTTCGCTGCTCTGGCTTCTTTGGAGGCTGGTCAACGCCTGCTGCCGGAGAATCGCGTCGTCGCTGCGGAGATTGGATTTCACGAAGTGCGGCACCTCTGAGGGCCCAAGATTGCCTAGCGCATTTAGAACAGCGATCTTATCGTTGAGCGATAACTCTCCGGCTTTCGCGACATCACCGACGTATTGGCTGATGCTGTTGAAGCGGAGCGGGTCGATATCCCGCAGCCGATCGCCCATGGCGGCGAGTACTAAGAGCGCATTGTTCGCCAGCGAATCTCCTTGTCCGTGCAGCCACTGCAGCCAAGTTTCGGCTTGCGGCACCGGCTCGGTAATCTGAGCAAAAGAGAAGAGCGCCAGTTGCCGGTGTCCACGCGGCCAATCGCCGCTAGTGGCAATGGACAATAGCGCCAGTTGCGCTGCAGGCGTACCCGCTGCGCCCAGAACTCCGGCCAGAGCGGAAGCCATGTCTCCGTTCGGCGCAGCGCTGGCAAGCTCATCGAAAATTGGGTCGATCGCAGAGTCATCCGCTTTGATAAAATCCGCGATCCTACCTAAGGCATTTACTTCTTCGGGGGTGCCGGCTTTACCGTCGGCAAAAAGTTGCTTCAGACGGGCCAGCTCGGTTTTGATGTTTCCGTCCGGTCGAGACGATCCTGATCGGCTGTTTGCCGGCGCTACATGGTCGCTGCTCCATGAGAATCTTGTCGGCGCCGATTCAAGAGATGCTGCCTTCGAAGCGCTTGTGATCTCATCGATACCGGCATCAGCCGAACCATTCTTGAGGCGAAACACGAACACCACATCCGAACCGATGCCCAATTCAGGCACGCTCATCTGCTCGCGTCCCTCGATTAAAGTAGGGTAGGGGTTGAGACTAATCGCAGTTGCGCCATAGACGGTATTTGCCGCGGCCAGAGGCGTCTGATTTCCCGCTCGAATGGTTATATATCGGTGCTTGCGTTTGGTGAGTTCAGACGGCCTTGCGGTGGCAACGCGGGAGTATCCGGCCAGATAAGTGCCGGTCGTGTCTTCTTCCGTGCGGCTCCAATGCGCGTCGTCGGCCCGGTCAGATAGAACAATCTGCCAGCGTGCGAGCACATCCTTCCACTGATTACCGCCTTCCGGTGACATATTATCCGGCAGCAGCAGTTTTTGCAGCCGACCGGACTTGAGCACAAAGGCGAGCACCTCTCCCTTCATTTCCGCCGCCATCTGCGCCATGTCCTTGCTCACAGGGGTCTGGTTTGTATCGATTTCGACCAGAGCATTTTCCATCTCGAAACCTACCGTCCAGCCCTCCTCGTTCTCATCGTAAACTCGGGCGACCAGATTGCCGGATTGGCGCACTCGAATATCAACGGATATTGGCTTTGCCGCCGTAGAAACGGCGGAAATGCTGCCAGGAGTGAGTTTGATAATCCGGTTCTGAGAGAAGGAATAAGCGAGTTTTTCGCCCTTGCGCAGACCGAGTGTGGGAGCCGGTTTGTCGGCTTCGCGGGTAACTCCTGGAGAATAGTTCGATTGGGCGGTGGCTCGGATCAGCGAGATAACGGGAGCGGAAAAGCCAGCATATCCGGCAGGTTGGATGATGTAGTAGCTCCCCAGCCAACCGAGAGCGGTTACCGCCAGCAGCGACAAGAGCAAAATGCGGCGCCGACTGCCTCGCCAAGTCTTGAGAATTCCAGCCTTAAGTTTCTCCATAGTGCCACCTCGATTTGATTTTCTTGAGCGAATAGACGGGATCACATTGAATTTCTTACAGGAGGTAGTGCTTTTGGAGTCTGTGACCGGCAGTTAGCTTAATGAAAGGAGGGCAGGGCGCCGTAGAGAGCAGCACCCCGCCCTTAGGAGACCGCGTCGAGTTTACAGTTGCAGCAGTGTGCGGGTTGAGCTCGGCGCCGAATAATTCGCCAGGTTGAGCTGGTAGAGCACGCGGTTTAGTGTCTGCAAGGCTATGGATAGATTAATGGAAACCGGATCGAAAACCAGGTTTGCGCTACCGGACCAGGTTGTCGGGGTGACTCGGACCGAAGGATTCAACGACGTCTTGGCTAACTGCAAATCCGACCTGAGAGACACGTTAAAACCCCTTACTCCGACTCCCGCCGACGCATTGCCGCTGGCCCACGCAGAAGCATTGCCGCTCACCCCGACCCCGGCGGGATCGA contains:
- a CDS encoding NYN domain-containing protein; the protein is MANQDRLNIAVFIDFDNIEIGVKSTLGESFDVGAILDALKERGEVVTKIAYADWTRAGEYSRHLTQHAIRLVQRNLTPGGDKNGADINLALDALEMAFTHPHINAYVIVGGDSDFLSLVEKLKQYDKKVFVVGGRAFTSIILQRNCHEFIAYENLTGGRRSAFKGGRPVAPSAPSPIAQAFPIVRRALKILSDREVSPQTGLLKSTLLQLDSTFSERNFGASSFLDFVEKLAKTGLVQLKNTGRSVMVELNEQFEEGDQPADPPAAPEKRDDIQPSPQAEAVEAPVVAQTAAAPTGDQAGGVRRVAEILTAATTARWPMYLRNVKQLLRAAEGGFDERRYGFQGLIDLLRACQREGLLRLERDRRGGLRVLKGPLLQQTTANRSAVPPQAPREAVSDEGMESMDAAARDQLLEEVDQIEPGNRLDPQPEAIDDEDAAIGPIPIDTTAERLGRAEPRRPRARVGGVARSKQKTTAPKKPAPRPSSRSRKPARPDSGGKHDS
- a CDS encoding CHAT domain-containing protein — protein: MDISRDDSTVKVSVHDNDDGGARTLRQYEEILVNWSEVDSCRAEIITLLNRANKRSRVTANILDDLRKSGQLLFDLLLPPKARATLDSAAAQNLILHIDDKLVHIPWELLFDGRQFLCRRFSLGRIVRTRQSPTSVAHRELKAPLKVLILADPRGDLEASYREGREIRDCLDGRMETFRASLKIHPVDIAYVKKNIRDYDVVHYAGHADYHAENPSESGWLLSDGRLKASEISTMGGLQPMPALVFSNACQTGQTVEWQIQEGYEQQIFGLANAYLLAGVQHYIGTFWEILDEPGSCFSKSFYGFLADGYPIGEAIRRAREQLITTYGEETIVWASYMLYGDPTFSLSSSQKQKRTETVPVPPRQVESGNPRRISENANVFDFAITDGDMRTLDGFHENLRTCWDPTHAP